Proteins from one Triticum aestivum cultivar Chinese Spring chromosome 7A, IWGSC CS RefSeq v2.1, whole genome shotgun sequence genomic window:
- the LOC123153620 gene encoding NEDD8-like, with protein sequence MQIFVKTLTGKTITLEVEGGDTPTPWTASRESTQHVVLRIHSSTTIKVKTPTAKEIEIDIEPTDTADRIQERVEEKEGIPPVQQRLIFDGKHMAGDKTGGYVLHLVLALGGCLLEFGSYGRLLSHEGVALV encoded by the exons atgcagatcttcgtgaagaccctaacGGGTAAAACCATCACGttggaggtggagggcggcgacACGCCGACACCGTGGACAGCGTCAAGG GAGTCGACACAACACGTGGTGCTCCGCATCCATAGCAGCACCACCATCAAGGTCAAGACGCCAACCGCCAAGGAGATCGAGATCGACATTGAACCCACTGACACGGCCGACAGGATCCAGGAGCGCGTCGAGGAGAAGGAGGGCATCCCGCCAGTCCAGCAGAGGCTCATATTCGATGGCAAGCATATGGCCGGCGACAAGACAGGCGGCTACGTGCTCCACCTCGTGCTCGCCCTAGGGGGATGCCTTCTAGAATTTGGGTCTTACGGTCGCTTGCTTTCCCATGAGGGTGTAGCTTTGGTTTGA